In one Hyperolius riggenbachi isolate aHypRig1 unplaced genomic scaffold, aHypRig1.pri scaffold_188, whole genome shotgun sequence genomic region, the following are encoded:
- the LOC137543726 gene encoding zinc finger protein 84-like: MYVRSDEQSVEEGDMRTSKEEKEEKYVRSVQQSVEEECTTEDDVIGQESPADILVNKNILPDSPHLSNPEGPHTQHSSPPAGGSHSWSTCGKCFVWKSHLVRHERSHTGERPFSCGECGKCFGQEGSLVNHERSHTGEKRYSCAECGKCFGEKRGLVIHERSHTGEKRKSFGHKGHLVIHERTHTGEKPFSSAECGKCFGERGSLVKHANSHTGEKPYSCGECGKCFGEKGSLVKHERYHTGEKPFSWAECGKCFRHERNLGIRERSHTGEKPYSCSECGKSFEKKRHIVRHERTHTGEKPFSCAECGKCFGERGSLVIHERTHTGEKPFSSAECGKCFGERGSLVIHERTHTGKKSVSSAECGKCFGERGSLVIHERCHTGEQPYSCAECHTGEQPYSCAECGKCFGERGSLVIHERCHTVEQPYSCAECHTGEKPYSCAECGKCLRERGSLVKHERSHTAEKPFSCAECGKCFGERGSLVIHERTHTGEKPFSSAECGKCFGEKPYSCAECGKCFGEKGSLKPYSCAVCGKCFGEKGNLIIHERSNTGEKPYSCAECGNFFERNSLLLRHLC, encoded by the exons atgtatgtgaggagtgatgagcagtctgtggaggaaggtgacatgaggacaagtaaagaggaaaaagaggagaAATATGTGAGGAGTgtacagcagtctgtggaggagg AATGTACAACGGAAGATGatgtcattggacaagagtctcctgcagatatactGGTTAACAAAAATATtctcccagactcccctcacctgtctaaccctgaagggccccatacccagcacagctctccccctgctggagggtctcattcctgGTCCACATGTGgcaaatgttttgtatggaaatcacatcttgtcaggcatgagagatctcacactggtgaaaggcCATTTTCgtgtggtgagtgtgggaaatgttttgggcaggaAGGAAGCCTTGTCaaccatgagagatctcacactggtgagaagcgctattcatgtgctgagtgtgggaaatgttttggagagaaaagaGGCCTTGTCATAcacgagagatctcacacaggtgagaagcggaAAAGTTTTGGGCATAAAGGacaccttgtcatacatgagagaacacacactggtgagaagcccttttcttctgctgagtgtgggaaatgttttggggagAGAGGAAGTCTTGTCAAACATGCGAattctcacacaggtgagaagccttattcatgtggtgagtgtgggaaatgttttggagagaaaggaagtcttgtcaaacatgagagataccacacaggtgagaagccattttcgtgggctgagtgtgggaaatgttttagacatGAAAGAAACCTTGGCATAcgtgagagatctcacacaggtgagaagccatattcatgttctgagtgtgggaaaagttttgagaAGAAAAGACacattgtcagacatgagagaacacacactggtgagaagcccttttcatgtgctgaatgtgggaaatgctttggagAGAGAGGaagtcttgtcatacatgagagaacacacactggtgagaagcccttttcttctgctgagtgtgggaaatgttttggggagAGAGGAAGtcttgtcatacatgaaagaACACACACTGGTAAGAAGTCAGTGTCttctgctgagtgtgggaaatgttttggggagAGAGGaagtcttgtcatacatgagagatgtcacactggtgagcagccctattcatgtgctga atgtcacactggtgagcagccctattcatgtgctgagtgtgggaaatgctttggagAGAGAGGaagtcttgtcatacatgagagatgtcacactgttgagcagccctattcatgtgctga atgtcacactggtgagaagccctattcatgtgctgagtgtgggaaatgtttacgAGAGAGAGgaagccttgtcaaacatgagcgatctcacactgctgagaagcccttttcatgtgctgaatgtgggaaatgctttggagAGAGAGGaagtcttgtcatacatgagagaacacacactggtgagaagcccttttcttctgctgagtgtgggaaatgttttgg tgagaagccctattcatgtgctgagtgtgggaaatgttttggagagaaaggaagcctt aagccctattcatgtgctgtgtgtgggaaatgttttggagagaaaggaaaccttatcatacatgagagatctaacactggtgagaagccgtattcatgtgctgagtgtgggaatttttttgaaCGTAATTCACTGCTTCTGAGACAtttgtgttga